In Paenibacillus sonchi, the genomic stretch CAATCCATTTCCGTACACCCTTTAACTTGCCTTGCCGCACTTCCGATTGTATTCCATGTCAAAAAAGCGGACCTCCGCCCTGAGGAGGATTTCCGCTCATTCTTCAAGCCTATTCTATTGAATTATACAAAATTCAGCCCCGACGCATAGGGAAGCGGAACCGGAAACAGCTCCTTCAGCTGTTCCCGGATGGCAACCGGCAGTTCAAGCTGCGGCTGGGTGTCAAAAAACAGCGAAATCAGCTCTTTGTCACTCAGTTGAACTGCCGTTCCATTTACGGTCAGCACAATCTCTCCCCTGGAACAGCGCTGTGAAGCTCCACGCCGCTGAGGGCTTCGGGGGACTTTTGCTGCAGATATGGATGAATTTGCTGCCATAGCCGGACGGGGTTGACGATTTTCACCGTTCCAGGATTTGGCTCTTCCAGATAAGTGCTGCTTCCCAAGGCGCGTATCATCTCCGTCTCATGCCATGGAACCTGGAACTGAAGCTCAGAGATCCCCTTCGCCGCAATCACCTGAGAGACCGCTTGAAGGGCGGCCTCCGGCGCTCCGCCCCATTCGATAACAAGCGGCACGGCCTCCGTCTTCAGCTTGTCTCTTACAGCGATAACCGCATAAGCCAGCAAGCGGCCATCGGATTCCGCAACATAGATCTTTTGCTTCAGCTTATAAATGTCTGCAATGGCTTCCGCCCTTACAAGCGTGGCCAGCTCATATAGACTGCGACCATACCGCACTTCACGGTTCTCCGCGAGCCTTTGCAGCCCGAACCAGTCACGTTCCTCTGCCTCACGGACGATGGCAGGGCCTGCTGCTGCCCTCCTGACAACCTCATTCTCTGGAGACAGCAAGTAGCTGCGCACCGACCGGAAGGTATGGCAGCCTTGCCGGATGTAGAGATCCCGTGTACCCGACACAAGCAGCAGCGAAGCGCCTGCTCTGTCGATATGGTCAAACACGCGCTGCAGTAAGGCATTGGCATAACCTTTTCCCCGGTATTCAGGGTGCGTGCATACTGAACCAAGGGAGAATACCGGCACAGACACAGTTCCCATCTGTATAAAACCCGGAACAAGTCCGGCAAAAGCAACAAGCTGCCCGTCCTCAAATACACCGGGTGAACTCAAGTAGCTGCCGGAGAAAATTCCCGGAAATTTGACTGCCATTGATGTCTGTTCCTCATCCCGGAAGACCAGATCCGATAGCTCTGCCGCCTTCTTCAATTCTTCGCGCGAGACAAAACGAATATCGCCCATGCTCCATTCCTCTCTTCTTACACTCATATCACATTACATTCATTCGCAGCACATAGTGCGTACCGGATATATCAGCAGTATACAACGTTTTGCACCTCAAAATCGAATAACAGTTATCAGGCCTAAGCATGAATCAGCTTCTGATCACGCCTTTCTCCCTGGCTTCACGCAGCCACTTGGGAAACTCATTAAACAAGCGGTCGTACAGTTCTTCGTCGCTGACTTCGTCCAGGTCATCCAGCGCAAAAAAATCCGCATTATCCACATAACGCCCCTGCAGATCATCCAGCTCCCGCAGCACACCGTAATCCGCCTGGCCCAGACCGACAAATTGCCAGAAAATATTATGCTTGGAGCTGTCAATCAGCAGCTTGGAGATTTTGCGCGTTTCGTAAATCCCGCCATCACTGAAGAATACGACGTACACCGGCAGGGTGCCCGGATCTTCCTTGGTATATTTCTTGAGGATATCTGCCATGACGACCGGCTCATTATTGCCGATGCCAAGGCCCCCGAACATACGCGGCCCCGGATAAGTGCGTTTCACATAGTCCTCATACCCGGTTTCACCCACACTGGGCATCCGCTTGCTTTTGGTTGCAAAAAACCAGACATCCAGCATTCCGTCATCGTCCATGCTGGCAGCAACAGCGAGTATCCGTTCAAAGGCCCGCTGGACCACACCCTTCTGATAAAGCGCTGACATCGAACCGGACGCGTCAAAAACTACGGCGACGCGTGCTTTTTCCTGCTCAATATTCTTTTTGCGCAGGGAGAGGGCAACCTGCTGCTTGTGCAGGTCAATCTTGGTCAGATTGAGCTTCAGCGGGGGCGCCGGCTGTCCTGGCGGCGATGCCGCCGTGGCTGCTGCCGCTTCGGCGATGGACGCTGACAGCTCAACAGCAGCCGCAGCCGTATGACCCGGTTCGCCTGGACTGGCAGCTTCCGCTGCCGATTCATCCTCCACCTCCACACCATGGGCTTCCGCCAGCGGTTTCAGCCCGCCGTGAAAACCGCGGCCAACGGCCCGCAGCTTGAAACCCTGCCCGTGGCGGTACAGCTCGGCGAGGACCAGCGAGGTTTCGGCCTTGCCTTCGGTAATGGCGAATACTAGCTCCGTATTCCCTGCCGCCGCGCTGATCTTGCAGCCTCTGACTTCGGCAAAGGTTCCCGGCCCATCGAGCGTCGCGGCGAATACGCATTTTTCAACACCGGAGCTCTGCAAGGCACGCAGATCGATTACAAATTCGCCGCTGTATTTATCAATCGGCTCAAACCGCACGGCCCGCTGCGGATCTGCGGGCTGGTTATAAAAAATAAAATAATCGTCCGCAGGCACCCTTCCGTCCGGCCCCACCATAAAGCAGCTGAGATCCAGCTCCGCCGGGGAGCTGCTGCAGGATATTTTTACTCTTGCATTCATTGAAGCCTCATCCAGTTTGGCATTCGAGCCGCTGACCAGATTAATGATTGTCCCGTCCATATTCAGTTCTCCTTTTGCTCCTTGGTTAAAAGTGATGACCCATATTCCGTTCCTGTGCAGCAAAAGGAGCAGACAGCTCCCCGGCAAGGATGCGTCTGCTCCTGTTAGCTGCGTATATTTAGTACGCCTATTTATTATATAGAGTGAACTTAAGATATTTACATTAGGGACTACGGAGAATGTTTGGACTTCCAGCCGCTGCCCATCTGCAGATTTCTTGATTTATACCGCTGTTCGCAGTGGAAATCCGCAGACTGCCTATGCTTTCGATGCGAGCTTTCCTACGGAAAGCTTTCAGGCGGACGCATTCGCTCCTACAGTTCCAAACTTCCCCTCCATCCCTTTTCCCTTTTGTTCGTTTTTTAAGTTCGTTTTATTTATCTCTCGATCCGATTTATTCCTCAGTCTTCTGTTCTTCGGCAGCCCCGGCAGCAGCAGGCTCGTCCGCTTCAGCATCCGCTGGCTCTTCCAGTGCAACAGGCGGTGCAATCCGCACAATCAGCGTATCTTCCGGGGTCAGCACTTCCCAGCCTTCATGCTTCGGCAGATCCGAAACCAGCAGCTGGTCGCCAACGTCGAGTCCGCTGATATCCACTTCAAAGGTGGCGGTCAGCTTGTCCGGCAGGGTGCGGATATCCAGCTCATACAGCTCAACCTGCTGAATGCCGCCGCTCTTCACGCCGACAGGATCTCCGGTGAAGTGGAATGCAACCTTGGTGTCCAGTTCGGCCTTCATGTCAATCTGGTGAAGGTCCACATGCAGCAGCTTCCGGGACAACGGCTGGCGCTGCACTTCCTGAATCACTACGTTTTTGGAGCCGGAGCCGGGCAGTTCCACCTTGAGGATGGCCCGCGGGTTTTTGCCCAGAATCTCGTTCAATGTCTTCGCATCCGCTGTAAAGGACTGGCTATCTGAACCTGCACCGTAGACGACAACCGGTACAAAGCCTTTGCTCCGCTGTGAAGAGGTCGAGCCGGATCTTTCAGTCAAACGTACTGTGGTATTCATGATATTTCCTCCTAAAAGTTTTTTGAGCATACGCTTCTTTGAACAGCTTCGAAAAAAAACTGCTTCGGAAGCATACGCCCAGTTTTTGAGCGATAGCTGCATTGAATGGTTCATTGCGCAAAACAAAAAACAAGACCAATTAGAGCTGCAGGTCTAATTAGTCTCTTATTAAACGTATTTACCTACATTGGAATCAGTATAGCACTGCGGATATGGCAAGTCAAAAAAGGAAATTTTCAATTTTGGGCCAGATTTATTCGAATCAAGCCAAATGGCAAGCGACAAAATGTCCGCCTCCGGCATCACGGAAAACGGGGTTCTCTGCTTTGCACACCTCAACAGCAAACGGGCAGCGGGTATGAAATTTGCAGCCGGAGGGCGGATTCGCCGGGCTGGGGATGTCGCCTTTCAGGACGATCCGTTCCCTTTTCAGCCTGGGAACCGGCACGGGCACCGCAGAGAGCAGAGCCTTGGTATAGGGATGCAGCGGGTTGTGAAACAGCTCGTCCCGGGCAGCCGTCTCGACCATGGAACCGAGATACATGACCCCGATCCGGGAGCATAAATGCTCGACCACACTTAGATCATGGGAGATGAATAAATAGGCGAGGCCCTTGCTTTGCTGCAGCTTGCTGAACAGATTGATAATCTGGGCTTGAATCGACACATCCAGCGCCGATACCGGTTCATCGGCAATGATGAGATCCGGGTTCAGGATCAGCGCCCGGGCGATTCCGATCCGCTGGCGCTGTCCGCCGGAGAATTCATGCGGGAAGCGGTCGATGTGGTAGGAGGATAACCCGCAGGCTGCGAGCGATTCCAGAACCAGCTCCCGCACCTCATCCTTGGTGCATAAACCATGGTCCAGCAGGGCTTCGCCGATCGCATCGCCCACCCGCACACGCGGATTGAGTGCGCTGTACGGGTCCTGAAAGATCAGCTGCATCCGCGGCCGCAGCAGCCGAAGCTCTGCAGGAGAGAGGCTGTGAATGTCTATTCCTTTGAACTTTACCTCGCCGGCCGTTTTCTCGGTCAGGCGCAGAATCGTCCGGCCTACCGTGCTTTTGCCGCTGCCGGATTCTCCGACCAGCCCGAAGGTTTCGCCCGGCTGAAGGGTGAGGCTGATGTCATCGACGGCCTTCACATGTCCAACGGTGCGGTTCAGCAGCCCCTCGGTGACCGGAAAATACTTCTTCAGATGGCTAACCTCAAGCAGTGCTTCAGACATGGACTTCCGCCTCCTCATACAGCCAGCAGGCTGTCTTTTGTCCGCCGTCCAGCTCCTTCAGGCGGGGCTGGCGGCTGCGGCAGACTGGCATACAATGCTCGCAGCGGTCATGGAAATAACAGGATTGCTCAAGCGTCAGCGGATTCGGCACCTGACCCGGAATGGAATACAGCTCCTCCAGACGCTGGCCCACCACCGGCTTGGATTTCAGCAGCCCCCTGGTATACGGATGCTTGGGGTGATTGAACAGCTCCACGACCCCGCCCTCTTCAACGATTTGGCCCGAATACATCACAATCACGTAATCGGCCATTTCAGCGACAACTCCCAGATCATGGGTAATCAGCAGAATGGACATCCCGCCGCTTTCTTTGAATTCCCGCAGCATATCGAGAATCTGCGCCTGGATGGTCACATCGAGCGCAGTGGTCGGCTCGTCGGCAATCAGCAGCTTCGGATTGCAGGAAACGGCAATGGCAATCATGATCCGCTGAAGCATGCCGCCGCTTAATTCATGAGGATAGCTGCCAAAAATCTGCTCAGGACGCGCAATGCCCACCTGCGTGATCAGCTCGACGGCCCGGATCCGCGCCTGCTTTTTGCTCAGCTTCAAATGCACCATCAGCGGCTCCATGATCTGCTCCCCGATCTTCATTACCGGATTGAGCGATGACATCGGCTCCTGAAAAATCATGGCGATTTCATTGCCGCGGATAGCCCGCAGTGTATTCTTGTCAAGCTGCAGCAAATCTTCCCCGCAAAATCAATCCGCCCTCCGTTCACCTGTCCGCCTGGCGCTTCCACCAGCCCCATAATGGACATGGCAGTTACACTTTTTCCGCAGCCGGATTCACCGACAATACAGACCGTCTCACCTTCGCGGACCTGGAAGCTCACTTTATCCACGGCGGTCACTTTTCCTTCTTCTGTATGAAAAACGGTGCTTAGTCCTTCAATTTTCATTAAATGCTTCATCAGCTGCTGGCCACCTACCTCTTCTGTTTGGGATCAAGCACGTCTCTGAGGCCGTCACCGAATATATTTATGGCAATCACTGTGGCAAAAATGGACAAGCCCGGAGGAATCCACAGCCATGGATGATCCTGAAAATCAATCATATTGTTCGCCGCGTCAATCATGTTGCCCCAGGTCGGCGTAGGCGGCATCACGCCCAGCCCGAAAAAGCTGAGCACCGATTCGCTGAGAATCGCTCCGCCGATGTTCAGTGTAGCCATGACAATCAGCAGCGGGACCACGTTCGGGAGCAGATGATGGAACAGCTTCCGGCTGTCGCGCAGGCCCAGTACAACAGCAGCCTGCATAAATTCCCGCTCCCGCAGGCTGAGCATCTGTCCCCGGACCATCCGGGCAAGTCCCGGCCAATTCACAATGCTGAGCATCAGCATGACGATATACATCCGGTAGTCTGTCGGAACCTTCCATTCCGAGAGGAGCGCCCCGAAGATAAAAAGCAGCGGCAGGCCGGGTATTGTCATCAGCAGATCGGCGATCCGCATAATGATCTGATCCGCTATGCCGCGGTAATAACCGGCAACCGCCCCCAGCAGGGCGCCAATGAACACGGACAGCACCATGGAAGCCAGACCTACAGTCAGTGATATCCGTCCGGCCTGCATCACCCGGGTCAGGATGTCCCGGCCCAAGGCATCAGTCCCCAGCAAATGCTGCAAGCTTGGCGCCTTGTTCATCATCGCCATATTGATTTTGTTGTCCGCATAAGGCGAAAAGAGCGGGCCGATAAAACATAAAGCAAACATAAACACAACCACTCCAAAACCGGCTACAGCGAGCCTGTTCTTCATCAGCCTTTTCAAAGACTGTCTGAACAGCGAGGACTTTTGCCTCTGCACCTGCAGCTCGCGCAGCCCGGCCAATCTGCTGTTAACTGTCAAAACGGCATCTTCCCCCTATAACCGGACGCGCGGATCGGCCACCCGGTACAGAATATCCGAGAGCAGCGTTCCGATGACGGTCAGAATGGCAATAAACATCGTAAAGCCCATGAGCAGCGGGTAGTCCCGGAGCCCGAAGGATTTCATATACAGCTGGCCGATCCCCGGCCAGTTGAAAATCTGCTCGATAATCAGCGAACCGCCGAACAGTGCCGGAAGCTCGAAGCCGACCAGCGTAATGGCCGGCAGCAGGGCATTGCGCAGCGCATGGCGGAACAGCACCTTCCGCTCCTTCAGTCCTTTGGCCCGCGCGGTGCGGATATAGTCCTGCTTCAGCACGTCAATCATATTGCTGCGGAAATAACGGGTTAATGAACCCAGGCCAAGCAGAGTCATCACCACGACGGGAAGCGCCATATGCCGTACCACTTCCTTGAGATAGGCCAGCCCCGTGGCATGGCTGCCCGTAGTAATCATCCCGCCAGGCGGAAGCCACTTCAGATCAACCGCCAGAATCTTGATCAGGAACAAGCCGATAAAAAAGGACGGCAGCGACATTGCGGCAAAAATAGCCACCATCACCAGCGTGTCAAACCAGGAGTATTGCTTATAGGCCGAGATCACGCCGACAATAACCGCAATCACCCAGGTTAGAAAGGTGGACACGGCGGCCAGCAAAAAAGAATTCCAGATATAATCGTTGAACAACTGAAGCACCGGCTTCTGCTGGGCAAGCGAATACCCGAAATCCCCATGAAATGCATTGTTCATCCAGATGCCGTAGCGCTCCAGCACCGGCTTGTTCAAGCCGTAAATTTCCCGCAGCTCGGCTTTGCGCTCCGCAGTCAGCTTAATATTGCCTGTAATGAAATCGCCGGGCGTCGATGCATACAGGATGAAGATAAGAAGTGAAGCCGCAAACAGAATGATGAGCATGTACAGCAGTCTTTTTGTCAGATAGGTACTCATGACCCGCTCCTTATGAGTCGTCCCCTGCCCGTTACATCCAAGCAGGGGACGAATGTGTAGTTATTTCAACGTCCACTCCGGCAGGCTTCCGGCAAGTCCGATGAACGGGCTGACCGTCAGATTCTGTATGCGCCCATTGTAGGCATAGACCGTTTTTTTGTAGCTGGTGAACAGGATCGGCAGCTCTTCATTGAATAGCTGGTACAGCTCCTTATAGACGGCTTTGCGCTGCTCAATATCCGTAGTAGCCAAAGCTTTGTTGTACAGCTCCAGGAACTTCGGATTGTCATAGTCAGTGATCTCTCCGTCAAAGAACTGCATGAACCCGTCCGCCGGATCAGTCAGCATACTGGTTGAAAAGGATACCAGATCGTAGTCTCCGCCTTCGACCTTGGACACCAGCGAGTTAAAGTCGGCAAAAACCTCCGGCTGGAATTCAATACCCAGCGCTTCAAAGTTCTCCTTGGCTACAGCGATGAAAATATCGGTGTTTTTGCTTTTGGAGCCGAGATAATGGATCGTCAGCGGTTTGCCGGCTTTTTCGCGTATTCCGTTTGCGCCAACAGTCCAGCCGGCTTGATCCAGCAGCTGCTTGGCTTTTTCCGGATCATATTTGTAAGGATTGATGCCTTCCTCGGTATAGGCCCATGAGATCGGTGATGCCGGAATATTGGCAATGGAGCCCGCTCCCTGCGCAGCATCTACATAAATGCTCTGCCGGTCCAGCCCGTACATAATCGCTTGTCTGACCTCTTTATCCTTTAGCTGCTCATGCTTCAGATTGACCTGCATGTAGCCGTAGGTGCTGGGTGTATAAGGAAGGATGTTCACAAATCCGAGTGCTTTCAGCTTCTCAATATTTTCATCCGTGGCGCTGAAGGAAGCGTAATCGACCTCCCCCGTCTCCAGGAACTGCCACACATCGCCTTCGGAGGTTTTATAGATGAAATGCTCTGTTTTGGGTTTGCCTTTGAAATAATTTTCGTTGGCTGTAAAGCGCACTTCCTGTCCGGGCAGGAATTTCTCCAGCTTGTAGGGGCCGTCGCCGAGCGGATGCTCGTGCAGCTTTTTGATGTATTCCAGATGGCCGAATGTATAGTCCTTGCCGTAATAAGCTTTGGAGAGCACATTGGAGCCGAGTGTCACCAGCGCTGTAGCATTTGGTTTCTCCAATGTTACCGAGATCGTCTGCGGGTCGATAACTTTGATCCCTTCGATTGTTTTGGCCGTGCCTTCTTTATAGGCTTTGCCGCCTTTTACGTTCATGGAAGGCACAGAAGAGCCGCCGTCATAGGCTTTGTCATATTGAATGGTCCAGGTAAAAGCCACATCATCCGCTGTAAGCGGCGAGCCGTCGCTGAACTTCAGGTCCTTCCGCAAGTGGAAGGTGTATGTAAGCTGATCATCCGATACATCCCAGCTCTCGGCAAGCTCCGGTGTAGGAACACCTTTGTCATCCACAGTTACGAGGGAGGCATACAGCAGGGAAGATACGTTGCCGTCATAGCCGCTCTCTTGAAAATAAGGCGTAAATGCGCCGCTGGGATCGGTCAGGCCGACAATGATCGTATCATTGCGGTTCTGGGCGACAGCCGGTAGCTTGGATAAATCCGCTGCTGTAAAAGGCTCGCTCAGCGCACCCGCAGGCACTGGTGCCGGAGAGGCCGGCGCTTCAGTTCCGGCTGTACCCGGATCAGAAGTTGCAGACGCCGGAGTGTTGCCGGATGCAGAATTGCTGCTGTTGTCCGAGCAGGCTGCGAGCAGCAGGGAACCGGCAATCAGCAGTGTGGACAAAACAAGCGTACTTTTTCTCATGAAATCATCTCTCTTCTCTCCAAAATGAATAAAACTCATAATTCCTACCCACTAAGTATGTTTAAGACCGATAGTTCACATTATAGGAAAAGATTGTGGTTCTGTAAAGAGAGAACTTTATTTAATTTCTCCTTGAACAGAATTCACCGGGAAAATCCGCAACATAAAAAGCCAAAGCTTTCTCTTCAGCAGAGATTACTTTGACTTGTTGCGATGCCGGAGGGCCGGATGTTATTGCAAATATTCGAACAGCTGCTCATTCATCCGGCGGATTCCTTCCAGACGCAGACTGTAGGCGATAACGTTCTCCCCTTCGATGTAGGCATGCAGCAGGCCCGCACAGCGGAGGCTGAAAATATGGTCATGGACAATACCCTTGGAGATTCCGGCCTGCCTGGCGATTTCGGTAAAGGTTTTGCGCCCGCCGCCAAGCGATTGAAGGATCTTCAGACGGCTTTTCTCCCCAGGCTGCGCAGAGTCCTGTACATCGAAGGCGAAATTTCTTCATCCGCTACTGAGATTCTCGCCGCATAATGGCAAATCGTCAGCGGACCGAAGCTGTAAATAATATTCGCAGGCTGAAAATGAAACTGCGGAATCAGCACCAGCTTGCGCAGTCCGTCTCCCGGCAGGAAATAGAATCCGTTCGTTGTCCGGTTTACAAAATCGGATACAGCCCTCTTATCCGCTTCCAGTCTCTGTTCTTCCGTATGCAGCCGCAGTTTGCCGATGATCTCTGGGCTGGTGCCCCTGAAATACTGCCGGTTCCACTCGGACAGCAAAAAGTGCATGCGGCTGCGGAATTGATCCATCTGCACCGGGAACACGCTGACGTATTCCGCAAGCGTCTCATACATCTCCCCTACCGGCAAGCGCTCCAGCCATTCCAGGGCAGTGTCTACGCTGTCCTTCACAGGACACTGATAGATCAGCAGATTCAGCAGCTTCCAGTCATTGCCGAGCTCTGTTTCCTCCAGAGCGGACAACAGCTCCGGGCTAAGCTTGCCCGCTACTTCAGCAGACCAGGAGGTGCCCAGGTCCATCTTCTTATTGGATTTTTTGCATATAAACGTATGTATGCTGCTCACTAATTCGTATACCGGCTCAAACTGAACCTCAACCTCGTATTCCACGGCCATTCCCCCTGATGCAACTTCTATTCATCACAGCGTTAGTGTCTTAATCTTATGGTATTTTACGGAGCATACGCAAGTTATTATAAATCACCCTGCTCATCGGGTTATACAGGTGCGGCCTGATTCACCATCAGCCGCTGCCGGCCTTCTCGCTTTTTCCAGATCAGGGTAGTAAAATATAGTCACTATATCAGATTGGAGTGAAGAATATGGCATCGATTGAACAGGGAGAAGGAAGATTTTATATAGCTGGTGACGGTAAGGACCTTGCCGAGATTACATACAGAACGGATGAAGCAACGGGAAATTGGGTTATTGACCATACCTTTGTCTCAGAAGATCTGCGCGGCCAAGGTGCCGGTGAGAAGCTCGTGCGGGCGGTTGTGGATAAAGCCCGGGCAGAGCAGGTTAAGATCGTACCCCAGTGCCCTTATGCTGCCCATCAGTTCAAGAAGCATGAGGAATACGGGATGTGCTCAGCAGGAGCTGAGCAGGGTCCATTGGGCCATAGTAACTTTTAGGAGGCTATGCGTTTGAATACAGCTGAAATGTTAAAGGATATAGAGGAACTGCAGCAGCGCTGCGAGCAATACGAAGGCATCAGCCTGAAGCTGAATTGGGACATGCTGCGCTTGTCACCCGGAGCCGGCGGAGCGGAATGGCTGGTAACCTATGAGGAAGATGTCCTGGCAGGTTTTATAGGACTGTATGGGATTGGCGGTGAAATGGAAGTCTGTGGCATGGTCCGGCCGGGGTTCCGGCGCAGAGGGATTTTCACCTCGCTCTGGGAGC encodes the following:
- a CDS encoding transcriptional regulator, with product MEYEVEVQFEPVYELVSSIHTFICKKSNKKMDLGTSWSAEVAGKLSPELLSALEETELGNDWKLLNLLIYQCPVKDSVDTALEWLERLPVGEMYETLAEYVSVFPVQMDQFRSRMHFLLSEWNRQYFRGTSPEIIGKLRLHTEEQRLEADKRAVSDFVNRTTNGFYFLPGDGLRKLVLIPQFHFQPANIIYSFGPLTICHYAARISVADEEISPSMYRTLRSLGRKAV
- a CDS encoding ABC transporter permease, which produces MSTYLTKRLLYMLIILFAASLLIFILYASTPGDFITGNIKLTAERKAELREIYGLNKPVLERYGIWMNNAFHGDFGYSLAQQKPVLQLFNDYIWNSFLLAAVSTFLTWVIAVIVGVISAYKQYSWFDTLVMVAIFAAMSLPSFFIGLFLIKILAVDLKWLPPGGMITTGSHATGLAYLKEVVRHMALPVVVMTLLGLGSLTRYFRSNMIDVLKQDYIRTARAKGLKERKVLFRHALRNALLPAITLVGFELPALFGGSLIIEQIFNWPGIGQLYMKSFGLRDYPLLMGFTMFIAILTVIGTLLSDILYRVADPRVRL
- a CDS encoding GNAT family N-acetyltransferase, whose translation is MSVRREEWSMGDIRFVSREELKKAAELSDLVFRDEEQTSMAVKFPGIFSGSYLSSPGVFEDGQLVAFAGLVPGFIQMGTVSVPVFSLGSVCTHPEYRGKGYANALLQRVFDHIDRAGASLLLVSGTRDLYIRQGCHTFRSVRSYLLSPENEVVRRAAAGPAIVREAEERDWFGLQRLAENREVRYGRSLYELATLVRAEAIADIYKLKQKIYVAESDGRLLAYAVIAVRDKLKTEAVPLVIEWGGAPEAALQAVSQVIAAKGISELQFQVPWHETEMIRALGSSTYLEEPNPGTVKIVNPVRLWQQIHPYLQQKSPEALSGVELHSAVPGERLC
- a CDS encoding 50S ribosomal protein L25, with the translated sequence MNTTVRLTERSGSTSSQRSKGFVPVVVYGAGSDSQSFTADAKTLNEILGKNPRAILKVELPGSGSKNVVIQEVQRQPLSRKLLHVDLHQIDMKAELDTKVAFHFTGDPVGVKSGGIQQVELYELDIRTLPDKLTATFEVDISGLDVGDQLLVSDLPKHEGWEVLTPEDTLIVRIAPPVALEEPADAEADEPAAAGAAEEQKTEE
- the opp4C gene encoding oligopeptide ABC transporter permease: MTVNSRLAGLRELQVQRQKSSLFRQSLKRLMKNRLAVAGFGVVVFMFALCFIGPLFSPYADNKINMAMMNKAPSLQHLLGTDALGRDILTRVMQAGRISLTVGLASMVLSVFIGALLGAVAGYYRGIADQIIMRIADLLMTIPGLPLLFIFGALLSEWKVPTDYRMYIVMLMLSIVNWPGLARMVRGQMLSLREREFMQAAVVLGLRDSRKLFHHLLPNVVPLLIVMATLNIGGAILSESVLSFFGLGVMPPTPTWGNMIDAANNMIDFQDHPWLWIPPGLSIFATVIAINIFGDGLRDVLDPKQKR
- a CDS encoding vWA domain-containing protein translates to MDGTIINLVSGSNAKLDEASMNARVKISCSSSPAELDLSCFMVGPDGRVPADDYFIFYNQPADPQRAVRFEPIDKYSGEFVIDLRALQSSGVEKCVFAATLDGPGTFAEVRGCKISAAAGNTELVFAITEGKAETSLVLAELYRHGQGFKLRAVGRGFHGGLKPLAEAHGVEVEDESAAEAASPGEPGHTAAAAVELSASIAEAAAATAASPPGQPAPPLKLNLTKIDLHKQQVALSLRKKNIEQEKARVAVVFDASGSMSALYQKGVVQRAFERILAVAASMDDDGMLDVWFFATKSKRMPSVGETGYEDYVKRTYPGPRMFGGLGIGNNEPVVMADILKKYTKEDPGTLPVYVVFFSDGGIYETRKISKLLIDSSKHNIFWQFVGLGQADYGVLRELDDLQGRYVDNADFFALDDLDEVSDEELYDRLFNEFPKWLREAREKGVIRS
- a CDS encoding ABC transporter substrate-binding protein, translated to MRKSTLVLSTLLIAGSLLLAACSDNSSNSASGNTPASATSDPGTAGTEAPASPAPVPAGALSEPFTAADLSKLPAVAQNRNDTIIVGLTDPSGAFTPYFQESGYDGNVSSLLYASLVTVDDKGVPTPELAESWDVSDDQLTYTFHLRKDLKFSDGSPLTADDVAFTWTIQYDKAYDGGSSVPSMNVKGGKAYKEGTAKTIEGIKVIDPQTISVTLEKPNATALVTLGSNVLSKAYYGKDYTFGHLEYIKKLHEHPLGDGPYKLEKFLPGQEVRFTANENYFKGKPKTEHFIYKTSEGDVWQFLETGEVDYASFSATDENIEKLKALGFVNILPYTPSTYGYMQVNLKHEQLKDKEVRQAIMYGLDRQSIYVDAAQGAGSIANIPASPISWAYTEEGINPYKYDPEKAKQLLDQAGWTVGANGIREKAGKPLTIHYLGSKSKNTDIFIAVAKENFEALGIEFQPEVFADFNSLVSKVEGGDYDLVSFSTSMLTDPADGFMQFFDGEITDYDNPKFLELYNKALATTDIEQRKAVYKELYQLFNEELPILFTSYKKTVYAYNGRIQNLTVSPFIGLAGSLPEWTLK
- a CDS encoding helix-turn-helix domain-containing protein, with translation MKILQSLGGGRKTFTEIARQAGISKGIVHDHIFSLRCAGLLHAYIEGENVIAYSLRLEGIRRMNEQLFEYLQ
- a CDS encoding ABC transporter ATP-binding protein, which translates into the protein MSEALLEVSHLKKYFPVTEGLLNRTVGHVKAVDDISLTLQPGETFGLVGESGSGKSTVGRTILRLTEKTAGEVKFKGIDIHSLSPAELRLLRPRMQLIFQDPYSALNPRVRVGDAIGEALLDHGLCTKDEVRELVLESLAACGLSSYHIDRFPHEFSGGQRQRIGIARALILNPDLIIADEPVSALDVSIQAQIINLFSKLQQSKGLAYLFISHDLSVVEHLCSRIGVMYLGSMVETAARDELFHNPLHPYTKALLSAVPVPVPRLKRERIVLKGDIPSPANPPSGCKFHTRCPFAVEVCKAENPVFRDAGGGHFVACHLA
- a CDS encoding GNAT family N-acetyltransferase, whose translation is MASIEQGEGRFYIAGDGKDLAEITYRTDEATGNWVIDHTFVSEDLRGQGAGEKLVRAVVDKARAEQVKIVPQCPYAAHQFKKHEEYGMCSAGAEQGPLGHSNF